From the genome of Rathayibacter sp. VKM Ac-2759, one region includes:
- the nhaA gene encoding Na+/H+ antiporter NhaA: MAHHDLPSDQAPHSIWRGLRQTLRKDTVGGAFLLTATLLALIIANSPASGLYEAVRDFRFGPEALHLNLSVGSWAADGLLAIFFFVVGLELKEEFVAGKLRDPRTALVPIVAAVGGVAVPALIFVAVNLPRGGAALDGWAIPAATDIAFAVAVIAVVGRFLPPALRTFLLTLAVVDDLIAITIIAVFYTAGIDVVMLALALIPLAVFAVCVQRGVRAWWVLIPLGVATWALVHASGIHATVAGVLLGFVVPVVATKRARVRVGSDASGRPLYDGLAAHFADRWSVLSTAFAVPVFAFFSAGVTVGGFSGLIESFQDSIAVGIIAGLVLGKAIGITGSTFLLTRFRGISLDPTLRWIDVIGMAFVAGIGFTVSLLVGELSYGAGSESDDHVKVGVLAGSFLAALIGGGILAVRNRHYRRVDADAQDVAVAEPAD; this comes from the coding sequence TTGGCTCACCACGACCTGCCCTCAGACCAGGCTCCGCACTCGATCTGGCGGGGCCTCCGCCAGACGCTGCGGAAGGACACCGTCGGAGGCGCGTTCCTCCTGACGGCGACCCTCCTCGCGCTGATCATCGCCAACAGCCCCGCCTCGGGCCTCTACGAGGCGGTGCGCGACTTCCGCTTCGGCCCCGAGGCGCTGCATCTGAACCTCAGCGTCGGCTCGTGGGCGGCCGACGGCCTGCTCGCGATATTCTTCTTCGTCGTCGGACTCGAGCTCAAGGAGGAGTTCGTCGCCGGCAAGCTGCGCGACCCGCGCACGGCCCTCGTGCCGATCGTCGCGGCCGTCGGCGGAGTCGCGGTGCCGGCGCTGATCTTCGTGGCCGTCAACCTTCCCCGCGGTGGTGCCGCGCTCGACGGCTGGGCGATCCCCGCCGCGACCGACATCGCCTTCGCCGTCGCGGTGATCGCCGTCGTCGGTCGATTCCTGCCTCCGGCGCTGCGCACCTTCCTGCTGACCCTCGCCGTGGTCGACGACCTCATCGCCATCACGATCATCGCCGTCTTCTACACCGCCGGGATCGACGTCGTGATGCTCGCCCTCGCACTGATCCCGCTCGCGGTCTTCGCGGTGTGCGTGCAGCGCGGGGTCCGCGCCTGGTGGGTGCTGATCCCGCTGGGCGTCGCGACCTGGGCGCTCGTGCACGCCTCCGGCATCCACGCGACGGTCGCCGGCGTCCTGCTGGGCTTCGTGGTCCCCGTGGTCGCGACGAAGCGCGCGCGGGTGCGGGTCGGCTCCGACGCCTCGGGCCGCCCCCTGTACGACGGCCTCGCGGCCCACTTCGCCGACCGGTGGAGCGTGCTGTCCACCGCCTTCGCCGTGCCCGTCTTCGCCTTCTTCTCGGCCGGCGTCACCGTGGGCGGCTTCTCGGGCCTCATCGAGTCGTTCCAGGACTCGATCGCGGTGGGCATCATCGCCGGCCTCGTGCTGGGCAAGGCGATCGGGATCACCGGCAGCACCTTCCTCCTCACGAGGTTCCGCGGGATCTCGCTCGATCCGACGCTCCGGTGGATCGACGTGATCGGGATGGCGTTCGTCGCGGGCATCGGCTTCACCGTGTCGCTCCTGGTCGGCGAGCTCTCGTACGGCGCGGGAAGCGAGTCCGACGACCACGTGAAGGTCGGCGTCCTCGCCGGCTCGTTCCTCGCGGCCCTCATCGGAGGCGGCATCCTCGCCGTCCGCAACCGGCACTACCGCCGGGTCGACGCCGACGCCCAGGACGTCGCGGTCGCGGAACCCGCCGACTGA
- the mmsB gene encoding multiple monosaccharide ABC transporter permease, producing the protein MTDLQNEPSTAAGAQVKPVENAFTARISHVLSDLGKNGIFLALIVVVLLFQIMTNGILLRPQNISNLIVQNGYILILAIGMVMVIVAGHIDLSVGSIAAFVGAMSGVFAVNMGLPWWLSIILSLLIGALVGAWQGFWIAFVGIPAFIVTLAGMLIFRGLALVVLGNANIGSFPVEYRALGNGFLTDLFGETALDPLSLGVGALAIIAFTVQSIRTRRGRQQYNQGVEPGAWFVTKLVLVALVIGAFSFALASFKGIPVTLIVLAVLVLVYGVVMNRSVFGRHVYAIGGNLHAAELSGIKTRNVTFWLFVNMGVLAALAGLVFTARLNLAGPKAGDGFELEAISAAFIGGAAVQGGVGTIGGAILGGLIIGVLNNGMSIMGIGIEWQQAVKGLVLLLAVAFDVYNKRRSGGR; encoded by the coding sequence CCGATCTGCAGAACGAACCGTCGACCGCGGCGGGAGCGCAGGTGAAGCCCGTCGAGAACGCGTTCACGGCGCGCATCAGCCACGTGCTCAGCGACCTCGGCAAGAACGGCATCTTCCTCGCCCTCATCGTCGTGGTGCTGCTGTTCCAGATCATGACCAACGGGATCCTCCTGCGCCCGCAGAACATCTCGAACCTGATCGTCCAGAACGGCTACATCCTGATCCTCGCCATCGGCATGGTGATGGTCATCGTGGCCGGGCACATCGACCTCTCGGTCGGCTCGATCGCCGCGTTCGTCGGCGCCATGTCGGGCGTCTTCGCCGTCAACATGGGGCTCCCGTGGTGGCTCTCGATCATCCTGTCGCTGCTCATCGGAGCGCTGGTCGGAGCGTGGCAGGGCTTCTGGATCGCGTTCGTGGGGATACCCGCGTTCATCGTGACCTTGGCGGGCATGCTGATCTTCCGCGGTCTCGCGCTCGTCGTCCTGGGCAACGCCAACATCGGCTCGTTCCCGGTCGAGTACCGCGCGCTCGGCAACGGCTTCCTCACCGACCTGTTCGGCGAGACCGCCCTCGACCCGCTGTCGCTCGGAGTCGGCGCGCTCGCGATCATCGCGTTCACCGTGCAGTCGATCCGCACCCGCCGCGGACGCCAGCAGTACAACCAGGGCGTCGAGCCCGGCGCGTGGTTCGTCACGAAGCTCGTGCTCGTCGCGCTCGTCATCGGCGCCTTCTCCTTCGCGCTGGCCTCGTTCAAGGGCATCCCGGTCACGCTGATCGTGCTGGCCGTGCTCGTGCTGGTCTACGGCGTCGTCATGAACCGCTCGGTCTTCGGCCGCCACGTCTACGCGATCGGCGGCAACCTGCACGCCGCAGAGCTGTCGGGCATCAAGACCCGCAACGTCACCTTCTGGCTGTTCGTCAACATGGGCGTCCTCGCGGCGCTGGCCGGCCTCGTCTTCACCGCGCGCCTCAACCTCGCCGGTCCGAAGGCGGGCGACGGCTTCGAGCTCGAGGCCATCTCGGCCGCGTTCATCGGCGGCGCGGCGGTCCAGGGCGGTGTCGGCACCATCGGAGGCGCGATCCTCGGTGGTCTCATCATCGGCGTCCTGAACAACGGCATGTCGATCATGGGCATCGGCATCGAGTGGCAGCAGGCGGTCAAGGGCCTCGTGCTCCTGCTCGCGGTCGCCTTCGACGTCTACAACAAGCGCCGCTCGGGCGGGCGCTAG